From Mauremys reevesii isolate NIE-2019 linkage group 10, ASM1616193v1, whole genome shotgun sequence, the proteins below share one genomic window:
- the LOC120372823 gene encoding kunitz-type U19-barytoxin-Tl1a-like isoform X3: protein MLSLNCCGEKQVCNEPMDEGVHGDKIGIRLYYDKTTDRCKPFAYRGAGGNGNRFFTDRQCMKRCSTLAEQIYPDDDRVCLLEKDLGHCKGTYLLWYFDHALKKCRTFIYGGCAGNGNRFVNETTCCQKCAQAPACEQTGKEDEGPDVGLVLGITVGCTAAVILISSLAIFLQKIVKKYSTREKKQNNPLANMEMY, encoded by the exons ATGTTGTCACTGAACTGCTGTGGGGAGAAACAAG TATGTAATGAGCCAATGGATGAAGGGGTACATGGAGACAAGATTGGGATCCGACTCTACTATGATAAAACCACAGATCGCTGTAAACCATTTGCATACAGAGGTGCTGGTGGGAATGGGAATCGCTTCTTCACTGACAGGCAGTGTATGAAGAGATGCTCTACGTTAGCTGAACAAATCTATCCGGATGATG ACCGTGTTTGCCTGTTGGAGAAGGATCTTGGACATTGTAAAGGGACCTACTTGTTGTGGTATTTTGATCATGCACTGAAGAAGTGTAGGACCTTCATTTATGGAGGTTGTGCAGGAAATGGAAATAGATTTGTTAATGAGACAACATGTTGCCAGAAGTGTGCTCAGG CTCCTGCGTGTGAACAAACAGGAAAGGAAGATGAAGGGCCTGATGTAG GCTTGGTGCTTGGAATCACTGTGGGATGTACTGCAGCAGTTATCTTGATATCTTCACTTGCCATTTTCCTTCAGAAAAT AGTGAAGAAATATTCAACCAGAGAAAAGAAGCAAAATAACCCCCTGGCTAATATGGAAATGTACTAA
- the LOC120372823 gene encoding kunitz-type serine protease inhibitor bitisilin-3-like isoform X1 gives MNSCRIALTVVLFCTCLVFFTSARLEVCNEPMDEGVHGDKIGIRLYYDKTTDRCKPFAYRGAGGNGNRFFTDRQCMKRCSTLAEQIYPDDDRVCLLEKDLGHCKGTYLLWYFDHALKKCRTFIYGGCAGNGNRFVNETTCCQKCAQAPACEQTGKEDEGPDVGLVLGITVGCTAAVILISSLAIFLQKIVKKYSTREKKQNNPLANMEMY, from the exons ATGAACAGCTGTAGAATTGCGCTCACTGTGGTTTTATTTTGTACTTGCCTTGTTTTCTTTACATCAGCAAGACTGGAAG TATGTAATGAGCCAATGGATGAAGGGGTACATGGAGACAAGATTGGGATCCGACTCTACTATGATAAAACCACAGATCGCTGTAAACCATTTGCATACAGAGGTGCTGGTGGGAATGGGAATCGCTTCTTCACTGACAGGCAGTGTATGAAGAGATGCTCTACGTTAGCTGAACAAATCTATCCGGATGATG ACCGTGTTTGCCTGTTGGAGAAGGATCTTGGACATTGTAAAGGGACCTACTTGTTGTGGTATTTTGATCATGCACTGAAGAAGTGTAGGACCTTCATTTATGGAGGTTGTGCAGGAAATGGAAATAGATTTGTTAATGAGACAACATGTTGCCAGAAGTGTGCTCAGG CTCCTGCGTGTGAACAAACAGGAAAGGAAGATGAAGGGCCTGATGTAG GCTTGGTGCTTGGAATCACTGTGGGATGTACTGCAGCAGTTATCTTGATATCTTCACTTGCCATTTTCCTTCAGAAAAT AGTGAAGAAATATTCAACCAGAGAAAAGAAGCAAAATAACCCCCTGGCTAATATGGAAATGTACTAA
- the LOC120372823 gene encoding kunitz-type serine protease inhibitor bitisilin-3-like isoform X5: protein MDEGVHGDKIGIRLYYDKTTDRCKPFAYRGAGGNGNRFFTDRQCMKRCSTLAEQIYPDDDRVCLLEKDLGHCKGTYLLWYFDHALKKCRTFIYGGCAGNGNRFVNETTCCQKCAQAPACEQTGKEDEGPDVGLVLGITVGCTAAVILISSLAIFLQKIVKKYSTREKKQNNPLANMEMY from the exons ATGGATGAAGGGGTACATGGAGACAAGATTGGGATCCGACTCTACTATGATAAAACCACAGATCGCTGTAAACCATTTGCATACAGAGGTGCTGGTGGGAATGGGAATCGCTTCTTCACTGACAGGCAGTGTATGAAGAGATGCTCTACGTTAGCTGAACAAATCTATCCGGATGATG ACCGTGTTTGCCTGTTGGAGAAGGATCTTGGACATTGTAAAGGGACCTACTTGTTGTGGTATTTTGATCATGCACTGAAGAAGTGTAGGACCTTCATTTATGGAGGTTGTGCAGGAAATGGAAATAGATTTGTTAATGAGACAACATGTTGCCAGAAGTGTGCTCAGG CTCCTGCGTGTGAACAAACAGGAAAGGAAGATGAAGGGCCTGATGTAG GCTTGGTGCTTGGAATCACTGTGGGATGTACTGCAGCAGTTATCTTGATATCTTCACTTGCCATTTTCCTTCAGAAAAT AGTGAAGAAATATTCAACCAGAGAAAAGAAGCAAAATAACCCCCTGGCTAATATGGAAATGTACTAA
- the LOC120372823 gene encoding kunitz-type serine protease inhibitor bitisilin-3-like isoform X4 — protein sequence MLGLLPSALVCNEPMDEGVHGDKIGIRLYYDKTTDRCKPFAYRGAGGNGNRFFTDRQCMKRCSTLAEQIYPDDDRVCLLEKDLGHCKGTYLLWYFDHALKKCRTFIYGGCAGNGNRFVNETTCCQKCAQAPACEQTGKEDEGPDVGLVLGITVGCTAAVILISSLAIFLQKIVKKYSTREKKQNNPLANMEMY from the exons ATGCTGGGTTTACTACCTTCTGCACTAG TATGTAATGAGCCAATGGATGAAGGGGTACATGGAGACAAGATTGGGATCCGACTCTACTATGATAAAACCACAGATCGCTGTAAACCATTTGCATACAGAGGTGCTGGTGGGAATGGGAATCGCTTCTTCACTGACAGGCAGTGTATGAAGAGATGCTCTACGTTAGCTGAACAAATCTATCCGGATGATG ACCGTGTTTGCCTGTTGGAGAAGGATCTTGGACATTGTAAAGGGACCTACTTGTTGTGGTATTTTGATCATGCACTGAAGAAGTGTAGGACCTTCATTTATGGAGGTTGTGCAGGAAATGGAAATAGATTTGTTAATGAGACAACATGTTGCCAGAAGTGTGCTCAGG CTCCTGCGTGTGAACAAACAGGAAAGGAAGATGAAGGGCCTGATGTAG GCTTGGTGCTTGGAATCACTGTGGGATGTACTGCAGCAGTTATCTTGATATCTTCACTTGCCATTTTCCTTCAGAAAAT AGTGAAGAAATATTCAACCAGAGAAAAGAAGCAAAATAACCCCCTGGCTAATATGGAAATGTACTAA
- the LOC120372823 gene encoding kunitz-type serine protease inhibitor bitisilin-3-like isoform X2 yields the protein MNMLNRTGPSTVPWGTWLFTVCNEPMDEGVHGDKIGIRLYYDKTTDRCKPFAYRGAGGNGNRFFTDRQCMKRCSTLAEQIYPDDDRVCLLEKDLGHCKGTYLLWYFDHALKKCRTFIYGGCAGNGNRFVNETTCCQKCAQAPACEQTGKEDEGPDVGLVLGITVGCTAAVILISSLAIFLQKIVKKYSTREKKQNNPLANMEMY from the exons TATGTAATGAGCCAATGGATGAAGGGGTACATGGAGACAAGATTGGGATCCGACTCTACTATGATAAAACCACAGATCGCTGTAAACCATTTGCATACAGAGGTGCTGGTGGGAATGGGAATCGCTTCTTCACTGACAGGCAGTGTATGAAGAGATGCTCTACGTTAGCTGAACAAATCTATCCGGATGATG ACCGTGTTTGCCTGTTGGAGAAGGATCTTGGACATTGTAAAGGGACCTACTTGTTGTGGTATTTTGATCATGCACTGAAGAAGTGTAGGACCTTCATTTATGGAGGTTGTGCAGGAAATGGAAATAGATTTGTTAATGAGACAACATGTTGCCAGAAGTGTGCTCAGG CTCCTGCGTGTGAACAAACAGGAAAGGAAGATGAAGGGCCTGATGTAG GCTTGGTGCTTGGAATCACTGTGGGATGTACTGCAGCAGTTATCTTGATATCTTCACTTGCCATTTTCCTTCAGAAAAT AGTGAAGAAATATTCAACCAGAGAAAAGAAGCAAAATAACCCCCTGGCTAATATGGAAATGTACTAA